The genomic region GCCCTTCCTGGTCGACCAGCGTGAAGACGGGGAGGAACGCGACGGCGATGACGAGCAGCGAGAAGAAGACGGAAGGGCCGACCTCCTTCAGCGCCTCGAGACGTATCGCGTGGAAGTCGCCTTTCCGCCCGCCGGCGTCCCAATGGTAGATCTTGTTGTAGGCGTTTTCGACCTCGACGATCGCCCCGTCGACGAGCACGCCGATCGAGATGGCGATGCCGGCGATGCTCATGATGTTGACGGTCACCCCCATGTAGTAGAGGGGAATGAACGCCAACAGCACCGAGACGGGAATCGTGATGATCGGCACCATCGCGGAAGGGGCGTGCCACAGGAAAAGGAGGATCACAAGCGCGACGATGACCATCTCGACAATGAGCTCGTGCTTGAGGGTCGCGATCGCCCGGTGGATGAGGTCGGAGCGGTCATAGGTCGGAACGAACTCGACCCCTTTCGGCATCGACGGTTCCAGCTCCTTCATCCTCGCCTTGACCCGTTCGATGACGTTGAGCGCGTTCTCGCCGTGGCGCATCACCACGATGCCGCCCACGTGGTCGCCCAGCCCGTCGAGGTCGGAGACCCCGCGCCGGATCTCGGGGCCGAACGCCACATGGCCGATATCCTTCAGAAGAACGGGAGCGCCGCCGGCGCTCGTCTTCACTACCACGTTTTCGAGGTCGGACGGCTTCTTGGTATAGCCGCGCCCCCGCACCATGTATTCGGCGCCCGCGAACTCGATGAGACGACCGCCCACCTCGTTGTTCGACATCCGGATGGCTTCGGTGACCATGGTGAGCGGAATGCCGTAGGACGCCAGCTTGTTCGGGTCGACCGTCACCTGGTACTGCTTCTGGAAGCCGCCGATCGACGCCACCTCGGCGACGCCGGAGACGGACTGGAGGGCGTAGCGAAGCGTCCAGTCCTGGTAGGAGCGGAGCTGGTCGAGCGAATGCGTGCCGGAGCGGTCGACCAGCGCATATTGGTAGATCCAGCCCACCCCCGTGGCATCCGGCCCCAGCTCGGTCTGCACACCCTTCGGCAACCGCGACTGGATCTTGGACAGGTATTCCAGCACACGGGAGCGGGCCCAGTAGATGTCGGTGCCGTCCTGGAAGATCACGTACACGTACGAGAAGCCGAAGTCGGAGAAACCGCGGATCGCCTTGACGTTCGGGGCGCCCAGCAGCGCCGCCACGATCGGGTACGTCACCTGGTCTTCGATGATGTCGGGGGACCGGTCCCACTTGGAGTAGACGATGACCTGCGTGTCGGACAGATCCGGCAGCGCGTCGAGGCGGATCTCCTTGAAGGTGTAGACGGCGAAGACGCACAGGATCGAAACCGCCAACAGCGTCAGGTAGCGGTTGACCGCGCAGAATCCGATGATGCGCTGGATGAAGGTGTCTTTCACGGGCTCGCCGGGCGAACCCGCACCGGGCGGGTTCATTGCCCGCCTCCGTGACCGGTGTGATCTCCCTGCCCCTTCGGTTGCGGTTGCGAGGGCGCGGACGCGCCCCCGGTCATCTTCGTGAGCGCCGCCCGCAGCTTCGACTCGGAGTCGAGCAGGAAGTTGGCGCCCACCGCGACTTTCTCTCCCGCCTTCACGCCGGAAAGAATCTGCACCTTCCCGTTGCCACGGACGCCCACCTTCACCTCGCGCGGCTCGAAGGAGCCGCCGCCCGCGTCCACGAACGCGATCACGCGGACTCCGGTTTCGATCAGCGCCGAGTCGGGGATGACCACGCCGGTCACGCTGTGCAGGTCGAGCAGGACGTTGGCGTACATCTGCGGTTTCAGGCGAAGACCGGGATTGGGGAACTCGAAGCGCACCTTGAGCGTGCGGGTCTCTGGCGAGAACGTCGGGTAGATGAAGGCGATCCGCCCTTTGAGCTTTGTCCCCGGATCGGCCACCGTGTCGAGAAGAGCCGCTTGCCCCACACGCACGGATTGCGCCTCATATTCGTAGAGATCGGCGTCGATCCAGACGCGGGAGAGGTCGGTCACGGTGAGCAGGTCCATCCCCGGCATGACGCGGGTCCCCTCGAAGATCTCCTTGCCCGTCACGTAGCCCGACACCGGCGCATTCAGCGTGACGGTGCGCTGCACCTTGCCCGTGCGCTCCAGCTCCGCGATGAAGCTTTCCGGCACATCGAAGAGCTTGAGGCGGGTCCGGGCCGCCTGGGCGAGCCCCGAAGACATCTGCCGCGCGTCCTCGTACGGGCTCTCCTTCATCCGGTCCACACCCGCCCTGGCCAACAGGTATTCCCGCTGCGTCGCCACAAGGTCCGGGGAGTAGATCTCGAGAAGGGGCTGCCCCTTCGTCACCATCTGGCCGGTGAAGTTGGTGTAGAGCTTCTCGATCCAGCCCTCGATCTTCGCCTGGACGCGCCGGACGCGCGTCTCGTCGGGCACGACGATTCCTACGGCCCGGACCGGATGACTGATCGCCTCGCGCACCGCGGTCGCGCTCTGTATCCCGGCCAACTGCACTCTCTCCATACCCACCTGAACGGTGGCGTACCCCTCGGGCAAATTGCCGCCCCCCCCGCCCCCCTTGACCTCGTCCTCGTATACCGGAACGAAGTCCATTCCCATCTCGTCCTTCGCCGGAGTCTTCGATGTGACGTTGGGGTTCATCGGATTGCGGTAAAAGAGGATCTTCCGCGCGCCTCCCGAAGGTTTCGCGGCGGTCGCCGACGGAGCGGCAGCGGTTCTGCCGGGAGCCGGCGAGCTCTCGATCTTCGTCAACTTCATCCCGCAGATGGGGCAATTGCCCGGCTTGTCGGTGATGATGAACGGGTGCATGCCGCAGGTGTACTTGTCGGCATGGGCGAGCGCGCCCGCTGTGTTGTCCGCGCCGCCGAGACCGCTCAGGCAACCGCCGAAGTACAGGTATGCGACGCCGCCGGCCAAGACCAGCACGGCCGCGACGATATAATATTTCCAGGCTTCCTTTATCCCCGCCTTCTTCTCGTCGCTCATCGTCCCTCTCCGTTGGAATTCTTTGTTTTCGGCGGCGCCATCTCTCCGGGAATCGGGGGCACTTCATCAAGCTCCCTGCCCACCGCCGCCTCCAGCCGGGCTTTCGTCATGTGCAACTCGCCGACCATCCCCAGATACTCCTTCCGGAAGTTGAGTACGGCCATCAGGGAATCCATGAGCATCGGAAAGTCGATCTTCGCCACCTGGTACGCTTCGAGGTTGGAATGGACCGACTGCTCCGCCTGGGGGATCAGCGTCGTCCGGTACAGCTTCGCCACCGCCGCGAAGTTCGAAAGGGACGCGAGCGAGCCGCCGATCGCGTTGGCCGCCTCGGCGTCCAGGGTCTCTTCGTCGCGAATCGCCATCTCCTTCTCCGCCGCCATCGCCCGGATCCCCGGCTCGATTTTCTCTTTCCTCCAGATCGGAAGGGTCATCGACACCATGGCGGAGAACATGTCAGGGCGCTTCGTCCCGTCTGGCATCGCGTCACGCTGCATATAGGAGGTCGAGACCTCGAAGTCCGGCTTGTACTCGTGCTCCGCATGGAGGACCCCCAGCGTCCCTTTCCCGATCCGCGCCTGGACGGCTTGCCGCGCCGGGCGCTCCGCCCTGTAGATCGCCCGGAGGTCCTCCACGTTGTACCCCGGGGAGAACTCGGCGAGGTTGTCGAGGGCCGGCACCGGTTCCTCCGGCGGAAGCGCCGCGATCGTGTTGAGACGGATCGAGAGGACCTTTTCCCGGTTCTCCAGCATCAGGAGCATCTCCCGCATCTTCTGGAACTCCACCTGCCCCCGGAGAACGTCGGGTTGCCTCCCCTTCCCGACCGCCAACATATCCGTGGAAACCTGCACGACCTGATCGAGGACGGCGCGGAGCTGGCGCACCACTTCCGCCTGCGCACGAACGGTGGACAGCTCCGCGTAGGCCATCTTGACGTCCGCGCGGAGCATGTTCCGCATCTCCGCCAGGTCGAATTCCGCCTGCTCCTTCTCCTTCTCGACGATCCGGGCCGCGTGTGCCCGCTTCCCCGGGTAGGGAATCATCTGGGAGAGGCCGATCTCCTTCCCCGTCATATCTTCCTCGCGGAACGACCAGGTCCGTATCGGGACGTTGGTGATCGCAACCCACCCCTTGGGATCGTCCAGCGCACCCGCGCGGATCGCCTCGTTCCGCTTCATCGTGATCCGCTGCCGCATGGACGCCAGCGACGGGTAGCCCGAAAGCGCCGCGTCGACGTAATAACCCACCGGTCGAGGCGGATCCTCCGCCCGGAGCGGAGTCGCCCACGACGACGCGATCGAGATCGCGAGGAAAAGGTAGAGAATCCTTCCCGGTGTCATGTTTCCTTTGCCGATCCGCATCGCTCGTCTCTCCATCCCCTGATCATTCTTTCCGCAATCCGTCCGGGCTTTTTCGCTTCGCCCTTATTATCGAACAGCGGTATGAGAAACCTCTATAAACATAATAAGTTGATATGGATTCGTACTAAGCCTCCCGCCGCTCACTTCCCACCGTCCGCCGGCGGGCAGCAACTGCCTCCGGTTCCGGCCGATCCCACCGCGACCGCGCGATCCGGCCGGAAGGAACCGGATCCTCCAAGGAGCAGCGTCGCCGTCACCGACAGGATGATCGCCGCGAGAATGGAGAGCACCCATCCTTTCCAGCCGGGACCGCGCCGGCCCTCCACGGAGCGGGGTGCTCCCGACGCGCCCGTTTCCCCCGACTCTTGCAGGCTTGTCGACTCCCGAATTTCCGACGAATCTTGCATTCCCGCCTCCTCTTCCATCGTCCTGTTCTTTCTCCTGTTAAAGACCTGTAAAGACCTGCGCTCAGACCGCCACCGGCTCCGCGGGAAGAAGCCGCAACACCCGGTCCTCCTCGACCCGCCCGTCGCGCAGCCGGATGGTCCGCGTGGCCCGGGCGAGGTTCGCCGGGTTGTGCGTGACCATCAGGACGGTCTTCCCCCGGGCGTGTAACGAAGAGAACAGGCCGAGGATCTGCTCTCCCGTCGCGC from Deltaproteobacteria bacterium harbors:
- a CDS encoding TolC family protein, which gives rise to MRIGKGNMTPGRILYLFLAISIASSWATPLRAEDPPRPVGYYVDAALSGYPSLASMRQRITMKRNEAIRAGALDDPKGWVAITNVPIRTWSFREEDMTGKEIGLSQMIPYPGKRAHAARIVEKEKEQAEFDLAEMRNMLRADVKMAYAELSTVRAQAEVVRQLRAVLDQVVQVSTDMLAVGKGRQPDVLRGQVEFQKMREMLLMLENREKVLSIRLNTIAALPPEEPVPALDNLAEFSPGYNVEDLRAIYRAERPARQAVQARIGKGTLGVLHAEHEYKPDFEVSTSYMQRDAMPDGTKRPDMFSAMVSMTLPIWRKEKIEPGIRAMAAEKEMAIRDEETLDAEAANAIGGSLASLSNFAAVAKLYRTTLIPQAEQSVHSNLEAYQVAKIDFPMLMDSLMAVLNFRKEYLGMVGELHMTKARLEAAVGRELDEVPPIPGEMAPPKTKNSNGEGR
- a CDS encoding efflux RND transporter periplasmic adaptor subunit encodes the protein MSDEKKAGIKEAWKYYIVAAVLVLAGGVAYLYFGGCLSGLGGADNTAGALAHADKYTCGMHPFIITDKPGNCPICGMKLTKIESSPAPGRTAAAPSATAAKPSGGARKILFYRNPMNPNVTSKTPAKDEMGMDFVPVYEDEVKGGGGGGNLPEGYATVQVGMERVQLAGIQSATAVREAISHPVRAVGIVVPDETRVRRVQAKIEGWIEKLYTNFTGQMVTKGQPLLEIYSPDLVATQREYLLARAGVDRMKESPYEDARQMSSGLAQAARTRLKLFDVPESFIAELERTGKVQRTVTLNAPVSGYVTGKEIFEGTRVMPGMDLLTVTDLSRVWIDADLYEYEAQSVRVGQAALLDTVADPGTKLKGRIAFIYPTFSPETRTLKVRFEFPNPGLRLKPQMYANVLLDLHSVTGVVIPDSALIETGVRVIAFVDAGGGSFEPREVKVGVRGNGKVQILSGVKAGEKVAVGANFLLDSESKLRAALTKMTGGASAPSQPQPKGQGDHTGHGGGQ